The following proteins come from a genomic window of Shewanella halifaxensis HAW-EB4:
- a CDS encoding c-type cytochrome, whose product MLNHYSKSVLAASLSLLVSASVSAQVTDTSFKDTLAVSELKLEAKILNYKADSSKGETLANQRCIACHGDAMLGMMKTYPDLKGQKAAYLFKQLVDFKRGDRTDPLMQGQAGMLSETEMKDIAYYYSTQTASDLSQ is encoded by the coding sequence ATGTTGAATCATTATTCGAAGTCTGTGTTAGCCGCCAGCTTGTCATTATTGGTATCAGCAAGCGTATCGGCTCAAGTTACCGATACCTCGTTTAAAGACACGCTAGCAGTATCAGAGCTCAAGCTTGAAGCCAAGATTCTGAATTACAAAGCGGACTCGAGCAAGGGCGAAACCTTGGCCAACCAACGCTGTATCGCTTGTCATGGTGATGCCATGCTGGGCATGATGAAGACCTACCCAGATCTTAAGGGTCAAAAGGCCGCTTACCTATTCAAGCAGCTAGTTGACTTTAAGCGTGGCGATCGCACCGACCCTTTAATGCAAGGTCAGGCTGGCATGTTGTCTGAAACAGAAATGAAAGACATCGCCTATTACTACTCTACGCAAACTGCGTCAGATTTGAGCCAATAG
- a CDS encoding molybdopterin-dependent oxidoreductase produces MAIDRRNFLKGAAATSVTAMLPLNWAFASNRPAGIEPMDVSAVKWKNVEDLPSHFKVLNSSPLNAFPPEHLLAPVKTPADVAFIRWNGKMPEFDKIDPNTWEFTVDGESIETPKTYTIAELKKKFKTHTQQLVLECGGNSRENFYPNAKGNQWSNTAVFCAEWTGVLIKDVLADCGVKSDAVYTAHYGADKHISGKGAAISRGVPIDAAMNENGMIAWGMNGEDIPYMHGYPLRIVFGGRPGSVSQKCATGMGVRDRVHDGKKMGAPAYQVPKFPVAPGEKVDNKDFKIIEEMIVKSLITAPQTGSELTLGKTLSVSGHAWAGMRDVAKVEVSYDYGTTWQTAALTKPVNPTAWQQWNIDLKLPQAGYFEIWARATDTKGDTQPMVQPQWNPKGYLFNGCHRVAVRVV; encoded by the coding sequence ATGGCTATCGATAGACGTAATTTTTTAAAGGGCGCAGCAGCGACCTCTGTAACAGCCATGCTGCCACTAAACTGGGCCTTCGCATCAAACCGCCCAGCCGGTATTGAGCCAATGGACGTATCAGCTGTTAAGTGGAAGAATGTTGAAGACTTACCAAGCCACTTTAAAGTGCTTAACTCAAGCCCACTGAACGCCTTCCCACCTGAGCACTTGCTTGCACCAGTAAAAACACCAGCCGACGTTGCCTTTATCCGCTGGAACGGCAAGATGCCAGAGTTCGACAAGATTGATCCCAATACTTGGGAATTTACCGTTGACGGTGAGTCAATCGAAACACCTAAGACCTACACCATCGCCGAGCTTAAAAAGAAGTTCAAAACTCACACTCAGCAGCTGGTTCTAGAATGTGGTGGTAACAGCCGCGAGAACTTCTATCCAAATGCTAAGGGTAACCAGTGGAGTAACACTGCGGTATTCTGCGCAGAGTGGACTGGCGTATTGATTAAAGACGTTCTTGCCGATTGTGGCGTGAAGAGTGATGCTGTTTATACCGCTCACTACGGCGCAGATAAGCACATCAGCGGTAAAGGCGCAGCTATCTCTCGCGGTGTACCTATCGATGCAGCCATGAATGAAAACGGCATGATTGCCTGGGGCATGAACGGCGAAGATATTCCATACATGCACGGCTACCCGCTACGAATTGTATTTGGCGGCCGTCCAGGTTCTGTTTCACAGAAATGTGCAACAGGTATGGGCGTTCGTGATCGCGTGCACGACGGTAAGAAGATGGGCGCACCTGCTTATCAAGTGCCAAAGTTCCCTGTTGCCCCTGGTGAGAAAGTCGATAACAAAGACTTTAAGATCATCGAAGAGATGATTGTTAAGTCGCTTATCACTGCACCTCAAACCGGTAGTGAGCTCACTTTAGGTAAAACGCTTTCTGTCAGCGGCCATGCTTGGGCAGGTATGCGCGATGTCGCTAAAGTCGAAGTCAGCTATGACTACGGTACTACGTGGCAAACAGCCGCTTTAACTAAGCCTGTGAACCCAACAGCGTGGCAGCAGTGGAATATCGACCTAAAGCTTCCTCAGGCTGGCTACTTTGAGATTTGGGCTCGTGCGACTGATACCAAAGGCGACACTCAGCCTATGGTTCAACCACAGTGGAACCCGAAAGGTTACCTATTTAACGGCTGTCACCGAGTGGCAGTAAGGGTCGTATAA
- a CDS encoding c-type cytochrome yields MSVKKNKLAAFVVLSASMAGFNSQAFAEDDQKLLNMCIACHGVDGSNDFASIPNLKGQNVQYMVGQLKNFKTDKRQDKTMSKVAKLLTEEQMQAMAVYFNTGKEQD; encoded by the coding sequence ATGAGTGTAAAAAAAAATAAATTAGCAGCATTTGTGGTGCTATCTGCCTCGATGGCTGGCTTTAACAGCCAAGCGTTTGCAGAGGACGACCAAAAGCTGCTCAACATGTGTATCGCATGTCACGGAGTCGACGGGAGTAACGACTTCGCTTCTATCCCTAATTTAAAGGGACAAAACGTGCAGTACATGGTTGGACAACTAAAAAACTTTAAAACTGACAAACGCCAAGATAAGACGATGAGTAAAGTTGCCAAACTGCTAACCGAAGAGCAGATGCAGGCAATGGCAGTTTATTTCAATACTGGGAAGGAGCAAGACTAA
- a CDS encoding chloride channel protein: MEISVHQTIVKKREQFQKYLHTDLKDTLSQAKISVQLCLLALLFALFASGIIVLFRLLLLWCDTFTKAQELNFTDIIDDWRVLLPLFGSFLIWGVAKMGSQRYKRMGIAYVIHRVKLHYGKIPLQSAPGQFFQALFALATNFSVGREGPAIHLGAVSASVLAEKFKLPDNSVRVMCASGIAAGIAAIFNAPLAAVIFVFEVVLREYKIHYFFPIMLSAICGAVSSQLVFGDVHELDQIGVAAIPLTQYPLLAIFGVILGCIAAFFNASLLKVTAIGQNWPLINRLLLAGAVTTLVGLVLPQAIGSGELAIAETINQHPSILFLCAILAGKIIATIAAIGLGIPGGLIGPLYGIGALFGTILALVSALMFPSIAPYIGLYTIIGMTGMMGVCLSAPLAALVALIELTNNASIILPSMFVVIPAFLIAHQGFKTKSIFFEQLEIMGLGYKVAPVNLGLQKVGVRQLMDKRFVIVADNDELLLEVLKRAEGRSVLIRNTQGKVDMLQLELQVRDEDTTLTRHPIQGLPDTSTLNEVYAILAKERRGEVYIYQDTKEQIVGVINWISLRKEIRSGQV, encoded by the coding sequence TTGGAAATTTCTGTGCATCAAACAATTGTTAAGAAGCGAGAGCAATTTCAAAAATACCTACATACCGACCTTAAAGATACGCTTTCGCAAGCCAAGATCAGTGTACAGCTATGTTTGCTCGCATTACTGTTTGCACTATTTGCGTCTGGCATCATTGTTCTTTTTAGGTTATTACTGCTCTGGTGCGACACCTTCACCAAAGCCCAAGAGTTGAATTTTACGGATATCATCGATGACTGGCGAGTATTATTACCGCTTTTCGGCTCATTTTTAATCTGGGGTGTCGCAAAAATGGGATCTCAGCGTTATAAACGTATGGGCATCGCCTATGTAATCCACAGAGTTAAGCTGCATTACGGTAAAATTCCACTGCAGTCTGCACCGGGACAGTTTTTCCAAGCCCTATTTGCCCTTGCTACCAACTTCTCTGTAGGCCGAGAAGGCCCAGCGATTCATTTAGGTGCGGTCAGCGCCAGTGTATTAGCCGAAAAATTTAAGCTACCCGACAACAGCGTAAGAGTTATGTGTGCCAGTGGTATTGCCGCCGGTATTGCGGCGATTTTTAACGCACCATTAGCCGCAGTGATATTTGTATTTGAAGTGGTGCTCAGAGAATACAAGATCCATTACTTTTTTCCGATTATGCTGTCTGCGATTTGCGGTGCTGTTAGCAGCCAGCTGGTGTTTGGTGACGTTCATGAGTTAGATCAAATTGGTGTGGCTGCAATCCCACTCACTCAATATCCACTACTGGCAATATTCGGTGTGATCCTTGGCTGCATCGCCGCCTTCTTTAATGCCAGCCTGCTTAAAGTTACCGCTATCGGACAAAACTGGCCACTGATTAATCGCCTATTACTCGCCGGTGCAGTTACTACTTTAGTGGGCCTAGTTTTACCGCAAGCAATTGGTAGCGGTGAGCTCGCCATAGCTGAAACCATTAACCAGCACCCGAGCATTTTATTCTTATGCGCCATTTTAGCCGGTAAGATCATCGCCACCATTGCCGCCATAGGCCTTGGCATACCAGGCGGACTTATTGGTCCACTCTACGGTATTGGCGCGTTATTCGGCACGATTTTAGCGTTAGTTAGCGCGCTCATGTTTCCAAGTATCGCTCCCTATATTGGCCTTTATACCATTATCGGTATGACGGGCATGATGGGCGTGTGTTTAAGCGCCCCACTAGCCGCACTAGTGGCGTTAATTGAGCTAACCAATAACGCTTCCATCATCTTACCCTCTATGTTTGTGGTTATCCCCGCTTTTTTGATTGCCCACCAAGGTTTCAAGACCAAGTCTATCTTCTTCGAGCAGCTAGAGATCATGGGGCTGGGCTATAAAGTTGCCCCAGTAAACCTTGGGCTACAAAAAGTCGGTGTGCGCCAACTCATGGATAAGCGCTTTGTGATTGTGGCTGACAATGACGAACTCTTGCTGGAGGTGCTAAAGCGTGCAGAGGGGCGCTCTGTGCTAATTAGAAATACCCAAGGAAAAGTTGATATGCTGCAGCTTGAGCTGCAAGTTAGAGATGAGGATACAACCTTGACTCGCCACCCTATTCAAGGTCTTCCGGATACTTCAACCCTCAATGAGGTATACGCCATTTTGGCCAAAGAGCGCCGAGGGGAGGTCTATATCTACCAAGATACAAAAGAACAGATTGTTGGTGTGATTAACTGGATTTCCCTACGAAAAGAGATCCGTTCGGGGCAAGTGTAA
- a CDS encoding DUF6776 family protein, whose protein sequence is MPNYHRWIDRLQVIERQIRPSSVYLLLLLLVFFALGALCYDVAKLHYLPKVEVKADKSELYIHQLQQQAQTLAARNIELALEREANSNMQAMFVEQNGKQKELERELAFYRSVMAPENSADGVAINALELEPSLQPRQYRIKLVLTQLEKRKRSLLGRSEVTLVGLQDGKTVTLKLSDLSDASFKFKFRYFQVLEGEFTLPEGFSLSRVKVKVIVPASRWTKGSQTEQEYSAQDLLVDEKEQGILLEQNTQVLDNSAQQTEVRGSND, encoded by the coding sequence ATGCCAAATTATCATCGTTGGATCGATCGCTTGCAAGTGATTGAACGACAAATTAGACCTTCAAGCGTTTATTTATTGCTTTTATTGCTAGTGTTCTTTGCTTTAGGTGCACTTTGTTACGATGTTGCAAAGTTGCATTACCTGCCAAAAGTGGAGGTTAAGGCTGATAAATCAGAACTGTATATCCACCAGCTGCAGCAACAAGCGCAGACCTTGGCCGCTCGTAACATTGAGTTAGCACTAGAGCGTGAAGCCAACAGTAACATGCAAGCTATGTTTGTTGAGCAAAATGGGAAGCAAAAAGAGCTGGAGCGTGAGTTAGCGTTTTATCGTAGTGTGATGGCACCAGAAAATAGTGCCGACGGTGTGGCGATTAATGCATTAGAGCTAGAGCCAAGCCTCCAGCCCCGTCAGTACCGTATTAAACTCGTACTGACACAGTTAGAGAAGCGTAAGCGTTCGTTATTGGGCCGCAGTGAAGTGACTTTAGTTGGCTTGCAAGACGGTAAAACGGTTACCCTTAAGTTATCAGATTTAAGTGATGCCTCGTTTAAGTTCAAATTTAGATATTTTCAGGTGTTAGAGGGCGAATTTACATTGCCTGAAGGCTTTAGCTTGTCTAGAGTGAAGGTCAAAGTGATCGTGCCAGCCAGTCGCTGGACCAAGGGATCACAAACTGAACAGGAATATAGTGCACAAGATTTACTTGTGGATGAAAAAGAGCAGGGCATATTACTTGAACAAAACACTCAGGTATTAGATAATTCTGCACAGCAAACAGAAGTAAGAGGTAGTAATGACTGA
- the erpA gene encoding iron-sulfur cluster insertion protein ErpA: MTEQAEDALPIRFTDAAASKVKTLLEEEENDALKLRVYVTGGGCSGFQYGFTFDEKINEGDYTVEKQGVQLVVDPMSLQYLVGGEVDYTSGLEGSRFFVKNPNATTTCGCGASFSV; encoded by the coding sequence ATGACTGAACAAGCTGAAGATGCTTTGCCAATCCGCTTTACCGATGCGGCGGCTTCAAAAGTAAAAACCCTGCTCGAAGAGGAAGAAAATGACGCACTTAAGTTACGAGTCTATGTAACGGGTGGCGGATGCTCAGGTTTCCAGTATGGCTTTACCTTCGATGAGAAGATAAACGAAGGAGACTATACTGTAGAGAAGCAAGGTGTTCAGTTAGTTGTTGACCCTATGAGCCTACAATATCTTGTTGGTGGCGAAGTGGATTATACTTCAGGCCTTGAAGGTTCACGCTTCTTCGTTAAAAATCCCAACGCGACCACCACATGTGGTTGTGGTGCAAGCTTCTCCGTTTAA
- a CDS encoding DUF2750 domain-containing protein, giving the protein MSNKSKSLKQITEMTPESRYDYLVEQVKEHKTLWSLQDLDGCVMLTTEEEDCIPMWPTEEAAALWAVDDWQDCQALAIPVDEWLERWVPGMQDDDLFVAVFPVQDDLGVVIPPHELEDRLTPKKRH; this is encoded by the coding sequence ATGAGCAACAAAAGCAAAAGCCTTAAACAAATTACTGAAATGACACCAGAATCTCGCTACGACTACCTAGTAGAGCAAGTTAAAGAGCACAAAACATTGTGGTCATTACAAGATTTAGATGGCTGCGTGATGCTTACCACAGAAGAGGAAGATTGCATTCCTATGTGGCCAACAGAGGAAGCTGCAGCACTTTGGGCTGTTGATGACTGGCAAGACTGCCAAGCCTTAGCTATCCCTGTTGACGAATGGTTAGAGCGTTGGGTACCAGGCATGCAGGATGACGACCTGTTCGTTGCCGTATTCCCAGTACAAGACGACCTAGGTGTTGTGATCCCTCCACACGAACTTGAAGATCGTCTAACGCCTAAGAAGCGTCACTAA
- a CDS encoding alkaline phosphatase gives MTNLNSIVRLSAIYSSLLCASLWCTSAQAQPDAPFAPVIVAEYLPRNIIYLIGDGMGPAYTSAYRFYNDNPQTQRVEKTIFDQLLVGMSSTYPDDDTYVTDSAAAATALATSYKTYNGAISVDHQGGPFPTLLEMAKAQGKTTAVVVTSQINHATPASFLAHNESRRNYDQIADSYLSNLIDKRPVADLMLGGGTQYFARNDRDLTLEFQEYGYHYIDSLSDLSSIENLPALGLFAPKGLPYAIESQDPLRLTTMTRKALSLLSNQEAPFVMMVEASHIDWCGHSNDIACAMNEMDDFANTLSLVKRYVDSHPDTLLVATADHSTGGLTLGRDGTYQWQGQLLHQVHSLPSTISQLIIANPEVLNDLAAFSAFLRPHISIDIEDRKMDGLRKMLNSRLSHHKHQQKIEDDLKQTIDKLTYTGWTTGGHDAIDVPVYAYGQGALYFRGHKDNSEIAATLIQMVQDERYKVK, from the coding sequence ATGACTAATTTAAACTCGATTGTTCGTTTATCGGCAATTTACTCAAGCCTTTTGTGTGCCAGTCTGTGGTGCACTTCGGCTCAAGCACAACCCGATGCCCCCTTTGCTCCAGTAATTGTAGCCGAATACCTTCCTAGAAATATCATCTACTTAATTGGTGACGGTATGGGACCGGCTTATACCTCTGCCTACCGTTTCTATAACGACAACCCGCAAACCCAAAGAGTCGAAAAGACTATCTTCGACCAACTGTTAGTCGGTATGTCGAGCACCTACCCCGACGATGACACCTATGTCACCGACTCGGCGGCCGCAGCTACGGCGCTCGCGACCAGCTACAAAACCTACAACGGTGCGATTTCGGTTGACCATCAAGGCGGGCCCTTCCCCACATTACTGGAAATGGCAAAAGCTCAAGGAAAAACCACCGCAGTGGTCGTTACCTCACAGATTAACCATGCTACCCCCGCCAGCTTTTTAGCCCACAATGAAAGTCGCAGGAACTATGACCAAATAGCCGATAGTTATCTGTCTAACCTTATCGACAAGCGCCCGGTTGCCGACCTCATGCTTGGCGGTGGCACACAATATTTTGCTCGCAACGACCGAGATCTAACATTAGAGTTTCAAGAGTATGGCTATCACTATATTGATAGCCTTAGCGATCTAAGCAGTATCGAAAATCTGCCCGCTCTAGGGCTGTTTGCCCCTAAAGGTTTACCCTATGCGATTGAAAGCCAAGACCCTCTTAGACTGACTACCATGACCCGCAAGGCTCTCTCCTTGCTATCGAATCAAGAAGCCCCCTTTGTGATGATGGTAGAAGCCAGTCATATAGATTGGTGTGGCCACAGCAACGATATCGCGTGCGCGATGAATGAGATGGATGACTTCGCTAATACCTTAAGTCTAGTTAAGCGCTATGTCGATAGTCACCCTGACACCTTACTCGTGGCGACGGCGGACCACTCTACCGGTGGCCTGACATTGGGCAGGGACGGTACTTATCAATGGCAAGGCCAGTTACTACATCAAGTTCACAGCTTGCCAAGCACGATTTCCCAGCTCATCATTGCCAACCCAGAGGTGCTAAATGATTTAGCCGCATTTAGTGCTTTTTTACGCCCCCATATCAGCATTGATATTGAAGACAGAAAAATGGATGGGCTAAGAAAAATGCTCAACTCTCGTTTGTCTCACCACAAGCATCAACAGAAAATAGAGGACGATCTAAAACAAACGATTGATAAGCTGACCTATACAGGATGGACAACGGGTGGCCATGACGCAATCGATGTGCCTGTTTACGCCTATGGCCAAGGCGCGCTGTACTTTAGAGGTCATAAAGACAATAGCGAAATCGCTGCGACGCTTATTCAGATGGTGCAAGATGAGCGCTACAAGGTTAAGTAA
- a CDS encoding alpha/beta hydrolase family protein, giving the protein MSRNPLLMYALIAICSLLLFSANAMSNSYQLPTQALQDVVEQTKNVSTRLSQDKQWLAILTPRKHLSIDTLAQTERKLAGLRVSPELLIPSRIKYSYLSVELINLTKLKADAEPFTIPLPSAMQLANVSFSPDSRYLSYIGLTKHGADLFIYDLEKQQSRKLNPSRLNATLGLKYIWQNDSKGVFTNLATATSSNSNPVATAPNISETSGQKAPRRTYQDLLKNPQDEAEFTALTTSQLSFISLNGDVKPIGKPAINIGYSLSPNDKYLVVKRIASPFSYMVKYYDFAQSVELFSQTGEKLQTLAHLESSEYRPPGSDSVRKGPRMIHWRSDKPDTLAFVKALDKGDSRIKINYRDQLLQLSAPFTQKPMPLTKTPWRISKITWGEQNTALVTERQSDKKQMRVSLLDTSTDSSQGLSLWYQKAIRDTYNAPGSLYRQNAKLNGKHLGRVFKLHDNSLLHYGLGASPEGYQPFLQSSLLTPLKGEQSIAKPTTLWQSSTQQLERVKYILKLEPLTLIISRQGTDTPSHLVMLDVASGDEQLLYQNQHKLEAYQGMTRQLVNYSRDDGLPLSGVLYLPAGYSTEDGPLPVLMWAYPREYKNAEVASQVNYSPNQYNQISPKGPVPFAAKGYAIFDKVAMPIVGEGSDKPNDSFRRQLVANANAAIDTLVEMGVADRDRVAIGGHSYGAFMVANLLAHSDLFAAGIARSGAYNRTLTPFGFQHEKRNFWEAPSLYQQMSPFTHADKIDEPLLLMHGEMDSNSGTYPMQSSRLFKAIRGLGGQARLVTFPYESHSYKAKESIMHMLWEQETWLEQYLKKPALARGSEALKQRSETETQMTFH; this is encoded by the coding sequence ATGTCTCGCAACCCGCTCTTAATGTATGCCCTGATAGCCATCTGCAGTCTGCTGTTATTCAGCGCTAATGCGATGAGCAACAGCTATCAATTACCCACACAAGCATTACAGGATGTCGTTGAGCAAACTAAAAATGTAAGCACTCGCTTATCTCAAGATAAGCAATGGCTTGCGATATTAACCCCAAGAAAGCACCTTTCAATCGATACGCTGGCACAAACTGAGCGCAAGCTTGCAGGTCTAAGAGTCTCACCAGAGCTGCTGATCCCAAGCCGAATAAAGTACAGCTATTTGAGCGTCGAGCTAATTAACCTCACTAAATTAAAAGCCGATGCGGAACCTTTTACCATACCACTACCAAGCGCTATGCAGTTGGCCAATGTCAGCTTCTCTCCCGATAGTCGCTACCTAAGCTATATCGGCTTAACTAAGCATGGCGCAGATCTGTTTATTTATGATTTAGAAAAACAGCAGAGCCGCAAACTCAATCCAAGCCGCCTAAACGCCACATTGGGATTGAAATATATCTGGCAAAACGACAGCAAGGGAGTGTTTACTAACCTTGCAACAGCGACTAGTTCTAATAGCAACCCAGTGGCAACCGCACCGAATATCAGTGAAACCTCAGGCCAGAAAGCGCCGCGCAGAACCTATCAAGACTTGCTTAAGAACCCACAAGATGAGGCCGAATTCACCGCATTAACCACCAGTCAGTTAAGCTTTATCTCCCTTAATGGCGATGTTAAGCCTATCGGCAAGCCCGCCATTAATATCGGCTACAGTCTGTCGCCTAACGATAAATATTTAGTGGTCAAACGTATCGCTTCGCCTTTCTCTTATATGGTCAAATACTATGACTTCGCCCAGTCGGTAGAGCTATTTAGCCAGACGGGTGAAAAACTACAAACCCTTGCGCACCTAGAAAGCAGTGAGTACCGCCCTCCGGGCAGCGACTCGGTACGCAAAGGTCCGCGCATGATCCATTGGCGTAGCGATAAGCCAGATACCCTCGCCTTCGTGAAAGCCCTCGATAAGGGTGACAGTCGCATCAAAATCAACTACCGCGATCAACTGCTACAACTCAGTGCACCTTTTACTCAAAAGCCTATGCCACTCACCAAGACCCCTTGGCGGATCAGTAAAATAACCTGGGGAGAGCAAAACACTGCACTCGTCACAGAGCGACAATCAGATAAGAAACAGATGCGTGTCAGTCTGTTAGATACCTCCACTGACAGTTCTCAAGGGTTATCTCTCTGGTATCAAAAGGCAATTCGCGACACCTATAATGCCCCCGGTAGTCTTTATCGTCAAAACGCTAAGCTTAACGGTAAACATTTAGGACGAGTCTTCAAGTTACATGACAATAGCTTACTGCACTACGGTCTTGGCGCCTCACCTGAGGGCTATCAGCCTTTCTTACAGTCATCATTACTGACACCACTAAAAGGTGAGCAAAGCATAGCTAAACCAACGACCCTGTGGCAGTCATCGACGCAGCAATTGGAAAGAGTTAAATATATTCTCAAGCTTGAGCCGCTAACGCTGATCATCAGCAGGCAAGGCACTGATACCCCCTCGCACTTGGTGATGCTAGATGTTGCGTCAGGTGACGAGCAACTGCTGTATCAAAACCAACATAAGCTCGAGGCTTACCAAGGCATGACTCGCCAGCTAGTTAACTACAGCCGTGATGACGGCTTGCCGCTATCGGGCGTGCTATATCTCCCCGCAGGTTATAGTACTGAGGATGGCCCACTACCTGTTTTGATGTGGGCTTATCCCCGAGAGTACAAAAATGCTGAGGTCGCCAGCCAAGTAAACTACTCGCCTAATCAATACAATCAAATTAGCCCCAAAGGCCCGGTACCATTTGCCGCCAAGGGGTATGCTATTTTCGACAAGGTTGCCATGCCGATTGTTGGTGAGGGGAGTGATAAACCCAACGATAGCTTTCGCCGTCAGTTAGTCGCTAACGCCAATGCCGCAATCGATACCTTAGTGGAGATGGGCGTTGCCGATAGAGATCGCGTAGCCATTGGCGGTCACTCTTATGGTGCCTTTATGGTAGCGAACCTGCTGGCCCATTCAGACCTGTTTGCCGCTGGTATTGCCAGAAGCGGCGCCTACAACCGCACGTTAACTCCCTTTGGTTTTCAGCATGAGAAACGTAATTTCTGGGAGGCTCCGAGCCTCTACCAACAGATGTCTCCCTTTACCCATGCCGATAAAATCGATGAACCATTGCTGCTGATGCACGGCGAAATGGACTCAAACTCCGGCACCTATCCGATGCAATCATCGAGACTATTCAAGGCAATTCGAGGGCTCGGAGGGCAAGCACGTTTAGTGACCTTTCCCTATGAGAGCCATAGCTATAAAGCGAAAGAATCGATTATGCACATGCTGTGGGAACAAGAAACTTGGCTTGAGCAGTATCTAAAAAAGCCTGCTCTGGCTCGAGGCAGCGAAGCGCTTAAACAGAGGAGTGAGACTGAAACGCAAATGACTTTTCATTAA